The sequence CTAGAGACATAATCCATGCCGAATGTCCGCTAAAGTTTGCCACCTGCTCGCCCGACGATGTTTCGTAGAGCATAATCACCCTTGAATCTCCAGCAGCGGCCAGCAATTTCCCTCCCGGCGAAAAGGCCACAGCCCGAACCGGCTCAACAAGGCCTACGGACAGTTAGTTGGCGACAGTCGGGGCGCACTACATAATGGAACGGACCTGATAGAGAATAAGGCATCCGGCCAGTGCTATTATCAAAAATATAAACGCTTCCACTTTGATGGCCAGAAGCCGTAAATCGTCCATCGGGTGACTGGGAAGATATTGTCAGATTTTCGCCATCGAAAAATATTGTCAGCGCATACAATATCTATACACATGCCGAAACTTCCTTTCGTCTCAAAGTCATGGATCTGGTGAGCGCCATTCTGAAGGTCCCAAACTTTGATGTGGCCGTCATGGGTAGTTCCAGCGAGATAATGCCCATCACTAGACAGAATTATGGCCCAGACATTGCAGATTTTTCCAGTATCTTTGTAGTTATGCTATGAGCAGAGAGCATTTCTCGCATGGCAGGCAGTCAACATTCAAAGGGACTTCACACGTACAGTTTGTATCCTCGCTCCACATCCCATTTTCATATGCCCACAGTTTGACTTCACCGCTGAAACCCGCACTGGCTGCCCTTAGTCCATCCTGAGTTGCTACTATGTGGTGGCAACCAATTTTGTGAGCTTTTGTCATTGATTGGGCAATGGGAAACTCTGCCTCTGTAGTTGAATGAACATTGAGGGATGATGAGCCTGAGGCTGATAGGATCTGGGTCGGTGTGACTgccaaagaaaatatatcGACAGGATGGGCTATTTGTAATTCTCAGTAAGCATGAGGCCCTTTCTGGGGTCTTTGTGGTTCAGCACCATTGTCAATAGTGTGCAATGTTAGATATTGCTTCGACTGTCTTCGTGTTAGAAGTTGTCTTGCACCTCAAAAACGTCCCTCTAGGATTTCTTACCATATCTGCACAATGATATCCCTGTATTCTAACACATCCAATTTGTTCTCCTGGCGTTCAGAGTTTTAATATGGAGTGATGACTATGCTATGTGTTGAAAGTGTTGTGTATGGTTGATTCATAAAATTAAGGCCGCAACAATCACTCCAAAAGCTCAGGCTTCATAAAAGCATGAGCAAACCATGTGATGCAGAAGAGTTCTTCACCAGGAAACAAAAAACAAGATATTATagatatattttatattGCAAAAAGGAATCTAGAATTGATTTTGTCATACAAACTAATATACAACTGATGAATCATCAAGGAATCAATAGTGCAAACACCCGCTTAAACGCCAATTCGCATGCCATGCCCCCTTTAATTGTTTTATACATCCAAGGTCTTTAACAGCTCCGCAAAATCCAAACATAGATAAAGGTCAGGCTGATATTGCCGgtttttcctcttctcgcCAACGTTGCTTGACCTCTGGAGACGGAACTGTCAGTCGATTTCTCTTTATCCATCGGGATCAAACCCGCAGATAATAACTATAAACGTACCGCTAACACATGTAGGACACAGTAGATGTGCTCTCTTTGGCTGGCCGCAGCCGGGGCAATTGGTCATGTTTTTCACATCTTTTAGAGCCTTGCCAGCCATTTGTCGGTGTCTTTTCTTCATATGAGAGGTTTTCTTCTTGGGAACCGCACGGAGGATAGATTCCCAAAGTCCAGAGAGGATGGAAGGAAGGCCTAGCACTATGGCACCCGGGGCAATGGTCTTGGAGGATAGGGCAAAAGAGCGTGGGAGATATTGCAGCAGTCGGCTCGATGTTGAAGATTGGAAGAGTGTGAGGGAAGGGATAGCTCGTATGAAGAGATGGGGCAAGGGCGAAGCCCAAATCGGTCTTATCGCAGCCATTTCGAGCAACCTGGTAGACGCGCCGCGAATGCTGTATATATCTCCGGCAGAGAGCAACAGATTGGTATCGCCTTCCGCTTCAGAGCCTTTGGGGAGCGAGATGCTGCAAAACTCAAGATCATTATATAAGCAGCCGATTTGGGTTCGTGAAGAAACCGAGCGCAAAGGACCCTGATTGGCCCAATTTCGTGGAGCTTTGGGAAACAGCGCTAAACCGGAAGCGGGCTAATGTTGTTCTTTGAGCCCCTGATCCACGATTGGCCTTCACGCAGCAAACCGAACCAAGCTGTCCATCGGCAGGACTGAGAAATTTAAGGGGTTTCTTGTTCGTCAAGAGAAGACTCACTACCACTCCCACCGTTCAGTTGGCCAGCCCGATCCCTTCCTTCACTCGATCTGATCCTTGAATCGGTTGTCGAACAGATCTAGACGGATTTTCTCCATCGATTCGCTTTGCTTGCTGAAACCAACGCGGAG is a genomic window of Coccidioides posadasii str. Silveira chromosome 3, complete sequence containing:
- a CDS encoding uncharacterized protein (EggNog:ENOG410QE47~COG:A), which codes for MSKQYLTLHTIDNAHPVDIFSLAVTPTQILSASGSSSLNVHSTTEAEFPIAQSMTKAHKIGCHHIVATQDGLRAASAGFSGEVKLWAYENGMWSEDTNYTGKICNVWAIILSSDGHYLAGTTHDGHIKVWDLQNGAHQIHDFETKGSFGMCIDISPDGRFTASGHQSGSVYIFDNSTGRMPYSLSGPFHYVVRPDCRQLTVRRPC
- a CDS encoding uncharacterized protein (EggNog:ENOG410QE47~COG:A~TransMembrane:1 (o49-73i)) — its product is MAAIRPIWASPLPHLFIRAIPSLTLFQSSTSSRLLQYLPRSFALSSKTIAPGAIVLGLPSILSGLWESILRAVPKKKTSHMKKRHRQMAGKALKDVKNMTNCPGCGQPKRAHLLCPTCVSEVKQRWREEEKPAISA